In Sphingomonas oryzagri, the genomic stretch CTTGCTGGCCAGCCATCGCCGCGGTCGACGCCGCGACATCCGCAACGGCCAGGTTCACAAAGATCATCTTTGCCAACGCACCCTCTCTCGGATCGCTCCAACGACGCGCCCCCGTCGTGCTAGGGTGACGGGATGAGCGTGCCCCTCCTCTCTCGCCGCACCCTGCTCGGCATGGCGGCCAGCCTGCCCGCGATAGGCCATGCGGCGCCCCAGCACGGCCTTGCCGCCGCGGCGCAAGGCGTGAACCCGGTACTCGTGGCACGTGCGCTCGATGCGCTGGCCCGGCACAACAGCCTCGTGTGGTCGCGCGACGTGATCGGCATCGCCGATTTCGGCCTGCCATCGGCCACGCCCCGTCTCCACCTGGTGAACATCCTGACCGGCACGACGACCAGCCTGCGCGTCGCCCACGGACGCGGATCGGATCCGGATCATACCGGGATGCTGCAGTCCTTCTCCGACGCGGTAGGATCGGCCGCCACCTCGGAAGGCGCCTATCTCACCGGGCCGACCTATACCGGCGTCCACGGCCTCTCGCGCCGGCTCACCGGGCTGGACCCGACCGACGCCCATGCGGAGGAGCGCGCGATCGTCATCCACTCGGCCTGGTATGCCGATGCCGCGATCCTGCCGCAGCAGGGCAAGCTCGGACGTAGCGACGGCTGCTTCGCCGTCTCG encodes the following:
- a CDS encoding murein L,D-transpeptidase catalytic domain family protein yields the protein MSVPLLSRRTLLGMAASLPAIGHAAPQHGLAAAAQGVNPVLVARALDALARHNSLVWSRDVIGIADFGLPSATPRLHLVNILTGTTTSLRVAHGRGSDPDHTGMLQSFSDAVGSAATSEGAYLTGPTYTGVHGLSRRLTGLDPTDAHAEERAIVIHSAWYADAAILPQQGKLGRSDGCFAVSPADIAMLLATLGEGRLLYAGRVTP